One genomic segment of Alphaproteobacteria bacterium HT1-32 includes these proteins:
- a CDS encoding YcgN family cysteine cluster protein: protein MTTDDETPFWQRKKLSEMTDTEWESLCDGCAKCCLHKLQYDDTGEIDYTNVACRLLDTNSCRCRKYSIRSTLVPDCVRLTAQVVPQLNWLPSTCAYRLIDEGRDLPYWHPLKTGDADSPHKAGMSVRGRAVREQDAGPLEHHIVHWDDC, encoded by the coding sequence ATGACGACTGACGACGAAACACCCTTCTGGCAGCGCAAGAAGCTGTCGGAGATGACAGATACGGAGTGGGAGTCGCTCTGTGACGGTTGTGCGAAATGTTGCCTGCACAAACTGCAATATGATGATACGGGCGAAATCGACTACACAAACGTTGCCTGTCGCCTGCTCGATACGAACAGCTGTCGTTGCCGGAAATATTCCATCAGGTCGACACTGGTGCCTGATTGTGTGCGCCTGACGGCGCAGGTCGTGCCGCAACTGAACTGGCTGCCATCAACCTGTGCCTACCGCCTGATTGATGAGGGGCGGGACCTGCCTTACTGGCATCCGCTGAAGACCGGAGATGCGGATTCGCCTCACAAGGCCGGCATGTCCGTGCGGGGGCGCGCCGTTCGTGAACAGGATGCCGGGCCGCTGGAACATCACATCGTTCACTGGGACGATTGCTGA
- a CDS encoding cobyrinate a,c-diamide synthase translates to MTPGIIIAAPSSGSGKTLVTLGLIRHLSAQGRRVASAKVGPDYIDPAYHSAAGSRDCQTLDSWAMRPALLDDLVSDLNDGSDIIICEGVMGLFDGAAGGGGATADIAARTGWPVVLVVDVRGMAASVAAIVSGFAGHRNDLRVAGVIFNRVASDRHFDLLAAAVRASCPGVVVLGGLRRRENLTVPSRHLGLVQAGEAEDLHRLLDAAAAAVAEDLDITALAGLAADAGISGQGHADPAVPPLGQHIAVARDTAFAFSYPHLLTGWRRAGAEVTFFSPLAGEGPPDTATAVYLPGGYPELHAGQLAASYGFRDQILVAADRGAVIYGECGGYMMLGEGLTDAAGVRHQMLGLLPLETSFAAPRRRLGYRVVRLLDDGPLGRAGSGFRAHEFHYSAEEKTDGTNRLFSIMDATGTSLGLSGLVQGRVFGSYIHLIDRENPN, encoded by the coding sequence ATGACGCCGGGAATCATTATTGCTGCGCCATCATCGGGCAGCGGTAAGACGCTGGTGACGCTGGGCCTGATCCGGCATCTGTCCGCACAGGGCAGGCGGGTCGCCAGCGCAAAGGTGGGGCCGGACTATATTGATCCGGCTTATCACAGCGCGGCAGGCAGCCGGGATTGCCAGACGCTCGACAGCTGGGCGATGCGCCCGGCGCTGCTGGATGATCTGGTCTCTGACCTGAATGACGGCAGCGATATCATCATCTGTGAAGGGGTGATGGGTCTGTTTGACGGGGCGGCCGGCGGCGGCGGGGCGACAGCTGATATCGCGGCCCGGACCGGCTGGCCGGTTGTTCTGGTGGTGGATGTGCGGGGGATGGCGGCAAGTGTGGCGGCCATTGTCAGCGGATTTGCCGGTCATCGGAATGATCTGCGGGTTGCCGGTGTGATCTTCAACAGGGTCGCCAGCGACCGCCATTTCGATCTGCTGGCGGCGGCGGTCAGGGCCAGTTGTCCTGGGGTGGTTGTCCTTGGCGGGTTGCGCCGCCGGGAAAATCTTACCGTCCCGTCGCGGCATCTTGGTCTGGTGCAGGCCGGAGAGGCAGAAGACCTGCACCGCCTGCTGGATGCTGCCGCTGCTGCCGTGGCAGAGGATCTGGATATTACGGCACTGGCTGGTCTGGCTGCTGATGCGGGCATCTCCGGTCAGGGGCATGCTGACCCGGCCGTTCCACCGCTTGGCCAGCATATTGCCGTTGCACGGGACACGGCCTTTGCGTTCTCCTATCCGCATCTGCTGACGGGATGGCGCAGGGCGGGGGCGGAGGTGACGTTCTTTTCTCCGCTGGCGGGGGAAGGGCCGCCCGATACAGCGACGGCGGTTTATCTGCCGGGAGGATATCCGGAGCTTCATGCAGGACAGCTTGCAGCCAGTTATGGCTTCCGCGATCAGATCCTGGTGGCGGCTGACAGGGGTGCGGTCATTTATGGCGAATGCGGCGGCTATATGATGTTGGGTGAAGGCCTGACCGATGCAGCGGGGGTGCGGCACCAGATGCTGGGTCTGCTGCCGCTGGAGACCAGCTTTGCAGCACCCCGCCGACGGCTGGGTTATCGTGTCGTGAGGCTGCTGGATGACGGACCGCTGGGCAGGGCAGGAAGTGGCTTTCGTGCCCATGAATTCCATTATTCTGCAGAGGAAAAGACCGATGGAACGAACCGGTTGTTCAGTATCATGGATGCGACCGGGACCAGTCTCGGGCTGTCGGGGCTGGTGCAGGGACGGGTCTTCGGGTCATATATCCATCTGATTGACCGTGAGAACCCGAACTGA
- a CDS encoding S-methyl-5'-thioadenosine phosphorylase encodes MASRTPVIGIIGGSGLYDIDGLSDTRWEKVDSPFGEPSDELFFGTLDGVQLVFLPRHGRGHRIPPSEINYRANIDAMKRAGVTDIISLSACGSFREELPPGCFVIVDQFIDRTFARVKSFFGTGLVGHVAFGDPVCSVLGDNLFEAASELGLQVTRGGTYLCMEGPQFSTKAESHLYRSWGCHVIGMTNMPEAKLAREAEIAYATVAMVTDFDCWHEGHDDVTVDQVIKVLLGNAENARSLVRQAAPKLAKLTEPRAPHTALDNAIMTAPEKRDPEMMRKLEAVAGRVLKS; translated from the coding sequence ATGGCGTCACGCACACCTGTTATCGGCATTATCGGCGGCAGTGGTCTATACGACATTGACGGTCTCAGCGATACCCGCTGGGAGAAAGTCGACAGCCCCTTCGGTGAACCCTCGGACGAACTTTTCTTCGGTACTCTCGACGGCGTACAGCTTGTGTTCCTGCCCCGTCACGGACGTGGCCACCGTATCCCGCCCAGCGAAATCAACTACCGCGCCAATATCGACGCCATGAAGCGTGCCGGCGTGACCGACATCATCTCCCTGTCAGCCTGCGGTTCCTTCCGGGAAGAATTGCCGCCGGGATGTTTCGTTATCGTCGACCAGTTCATCGACCGGACCTTCGCACGGGTAAAAAGCTTTTTCGGCACCGGACTTGTCGGCCATGTTGCCTTTGGCGATCCCGTCTGTTCCGTGCTTGGCGACAATCTTTTTGAAGCCGCAAGCGAGCTTGGCCTGCAGGTCACCCGTGGTGGCACCTATCTCTGCATGGAAGGCCCGCAATTCTCCACCAAGGCAGAGTCACATCTTTACCGGTCCTGGGGTTGCCATGTGATCGGCATGACCAATATGCCAGAAGCCAAACTGGCCCGGGAAGCCGAGATTGCCTATGCCACCGTTGCCATGGTCACCGATTTCGACTGCTGGCATGAAGGTCATGACGATGTGACCGTGGATCAGGTCATCAAGGTACTGCTGGGGAATGCCGAGAACGCCCGGTCACTGGTCAGGCAGGCAGCGCCGAAGCTGGCGAAACTGACGGAACCACGCGCACCGCATACGGCACTCGACAACGCCATCATGACCGCCCCGGAAAAGCGCGACCCGGAGATGATGAGGAAACTGGAGGCGGTCGCAGGCCGTGTCCTGAAAAGCTAG
- the mtnA gene encoding S-methyl-5-thioribose-1-phosphate isomerase → MKVDGKPFRTIWLAEDGQSVEIIDQTRLPHEFVTVTLRSMSEAAHAISAMLVRGAPLIGATAAYGYALAMREDASDANLDAAYKALYATRPTAVNLRWALDDLRRLLSPLSPADRSAAAYQRAAEICDEDVEICRMIGVHGLGEFERIWNAKGQKDRLNVLTHCNAGWLATVDWGTALSPIYHAHDKGIPVHVWVDETRPRNQGASLTAWELNRHGVPHTVIVDNTGGHIMQHGMVDLCITGTDRTTASGDVCNKIGTYLKALAAQDNNVPFYVALPGPTIDWTIHDGVKEVPIEQRDGKEVTEIYGRLPNGEMAWVQITPDGSPAGNYAFDVTPARLVTKLITERGVCDASQNGLLGLYPEQQSAA, encoded by the coding sequence ATGAAGGTCGACGGCAAACCCTTCCGCACAATCTGGCTGGCTGAAGACGGTCAGTCGGTTGAAATCATCGATCAGACCCGGCTGCCGCATGAATTCGTCACGGTAACATTGCGCAGCATGTCCGAGGCAGCGCATGCGATATCAGCCATGCTGGTACGGGGCGCGCCGCTGATCGGGGCAACCGCAGCTTACGGCTATGCCCTGGCCATGCGGGAAGATGCCTCCGACGCCAATCTTGATGCCGCCTATAAAGCACTCTACGCAACCCGTCCGACGGCGGTTAACCTCCGCTGGGCGCTGGATGATCTGCGCCGCCTACTATCGCCCCTCTCACCTGCCGACCGCAGTGCCGCCGCCTATCAGCGGGCTGCGGAAATCTGTGACGAGGATGTCGAGATATGCCGCATGATCGGCGTGCATGGTCTGGGTGAGTTTGAGCGCATCTGGAATGCCAAGGGTCAGAAAGACCGCCTGAACGTGCTGACACATTGTAATGCCGGCTGGCTGGCAACTGTTGACTGGGGGACGGCACTGTCCCCGATCTATCACGCCCATGACAAGGGGATTCCGGTTCATGTCTGGGTGGATGAAACCCGCCCCCGGAATCAGGGCGCCAGCCTGACCGCATGGGAACTGAACCGCCACGGCGTGCCGCACACGGTGATCGTCGACAATACCGGCGGCCATATCATGCAGCATGGCATGGTTGACCTCTGCATTACCGGCACCGACCGCACCACCGCCTCCGGCGATGTCTGTAACAAGATCGGCACCTATCTGAAGGCACTGGCAGCGCAGGACAACAATGTTCCGTTCTATGTCGCCCTGCCCGGCCCGACCATCGACTGGACCATCCATGACGGTGTGAAAGAAGTGCCCATCGAACAGCGCGACGGCAAGGAAGTGACCGAGATCTACGGACGCCTGCCCAATGGTGAGATGGCCTGGGTACAGATCACTCCCGATGGCAGCCCGGCCGGTAACTACGCTTTCGATGTAACCCCGGCACGACTGGTCACCAAACTGATTACGGAACGCGGTGTCTGTGACGCCAGCCAGAACGGACTGCTGGGCCTTTACCCGGAGCAGCAGAGCGCCGCCTGA
- a CDS encoding bifunctional aldolase/short-chain dehydrogenase yields the protein MLNKWSDADAREYVDRYARQGVNEDLALRVYTTRLLGRDPKLVLHGGGNTSVKTEMKNLAGDMVEALCVKGSGWDMGDIEPAGLPAVQLKPLQRLADLDGLSDEDMVNAQRCNLLDSQSPNPSVETLLHAFLPHKFVDHTHSNAVLALTDQANGEEICRELYGKRMALVPYIMPGFDLAKKTKEIFDQDPTVEGMIMLKHGIFSFADDAKTAYDRMIEFVSMAEERLQQNRRKVFTSARGLPKSIAKASDVAPVLRGLNALKGKRNGDWTRWVFEFRSDSDILNYVNGEELSRYALEGTVTPDHSIRTKPVPLIVPAPDASDMAAFRAGAEAAMTKFEADYHAYFARQNPKQAVPRTELDPAPRVILVPGLGLFGIGKTEKDAKIAADLAETAIEVITNAEAIGRFESISEEDMFEIEYWSLEQAKLGKGAEKALARQVAVVTGGGSGIGAATARALRAEGAEVAVLDLKINDAVKVATSIGGFAVECDVTDKSSVAAAMQAVAEKFGGVDILVSNAGAAWQGKIGEVDDDTLRQSFELNFFGHQNMAQAAVKIMRTQGTGGCLLFNTSKQAVNPGKDFGPYGLPKAATLFLSRQYALDHGADGIRSNAVNADRIRSGLLTDDMIASRSQARGLSEGDYMGGNLLKREVTAGDVADAFVALAKSTSTTGAVMTVDGGNIEAALR from the coding sequence ATGTTGAACAAATGGTCCGATGCAGACGCCCGTGAATATGTTGATCGCTACGCCAGACAGGGCGTAAACGAAGATCTGGCGCTGCGTGTTTATACCACGCGCCTGCTGGGTCGTGATCCGAAGCTGGTGCTGCATGGTGGCGGCAATACCTCGGTAAAGACCGAGATGAAAAATCTTGCCGGAGACATGGTCGAGGCGCTCTGCGTCAAGGGTTCGGGCTGGGATATGGGCGATATCGAACCGGCTGGCCTGCCGGCAGTTCAGCTCAAGCCACTGCAACGGCTGGCGGATCTGGATGGCCTGTCTGATGAAGACATGGTCAATGCCCAGCGCTGCAATCTGCTGGATTCACAGTCCCCGAACCCGTCGGTTGAAACCCTGCTGCATGCCTTCCTGCCGCATAAATTCGTCGATCACACCCATTCCAATGCGGTCCTCGCCCTGACGGATCAGGCGAATGGCGAGGAAATCTGTCGTGAATTGTACGGCAAGCGCATGGCGCTGGTGCCCTACATCATGCCGGGCTTTGATCTGGCAAAGAAGACCAAGGAAATCTTCGATCAGGACCCGACCGTGGAAGGCATGATCATGCTGAAGCATGGCATCTTCTCCTTCGCGGACGACGCAAAGACCGCCTATGACCGGATGATCGAATTTGTCTCAATGGCTGAAGAGCGTCTGCAACAGAACCGTCGCAAGGTTTTCACAAGCGCCAGAGGCCTCCCGAAATCAATCGCCAAAGCGTCTGATGTTGCTCCGGTTCTGCGCGGCCTGAACGCCCTGAAGGGTAAGCGCAACGGTGACTGGACAAGATGGGTCTTTGAATTCCGCAGCGACAGCGACATCCTGAATTACGTCAATGGCGAGGAACTTTCCCGTTATGCGCTGGAAGGCACCGTGACACCGGACCATTCCATCCGTACTAAGCCTGTGCCGCTGATCGTTCCCGCCCCCGATGCCAGCGACATGGCAGCTTTCCGGGCCGGTGCCGAAGCCGCCATGACGAAATTCGAGGCTGATTATCACGCCTATTTCGCCCGTCAGAATCCGAAGCAGGCTGTCCCGCGCACCGAACTTGATCCGGCACCCCGTGTCATTCTGGTCCCCGGCCTGGGTTTGTTCGGAATCGGCAAGACGGAAAAAGATGCAAAGATCGCTGCCGATCTTGCGGAAACCGCCATTGAAGTCATCACTAATGCCGAAGCAATCGGCCGGTTCGAGAGCATTTCCGAAGAAGATATGTTCGAGATCGAATACTGGTCGCTGGAACAGGCAAAGCTCGGCAAGGGTGCTGAAAAGGCGCTTGCCCGACAGGTTGCCGTGGTTACCGGCGGTGGCTCCGGAATCGGTGCCGCGACCGCCAGGGCGCTGCGTGCTGAAGGTGCCGAAGTTGCGGTCCTCGACCTGAAGATCAACGATGCAGTCAAGGTCGCCACATCCATCGGCGGATTTGCCGTGGAATGCGATGTCACCGACAAGTCATCGGTTGCCGCCGCCATGCAGGCCGTCGCCGAGAAATTCGGCGGGGTCGATATCCTCGTCTCCAATGCCGGTGCTGCCTGGCAGGGGAAAATCGGCGAGGTCGATGACGATACGCTGCGCCAGAGCTTCGAGCTGAACTTCTTTGGTCATCAGAACATGGCACAGGCCGCCGTGAAGATCATGCGGACACAGGGGACCGGTGGCTGCCTGCTGTTCAACACATCGAAACAGGCGGTCAATCCGGGCAAGGATTTCGGACCCTACGGTCTGCCGAAAGCGGCAACCCTGTTCCTGTCGCGTCAGTATGCGCTGGATCATGGTGCCGATGGCATCCGTTCCAACGCGGTCAATGCGGACCGCATCCGGTCTGGTCTGCTGACAGACGACATGATCGCCAGCCGGTCACAGGCCCGGGGCCTGTCAGAAGGTGACTATATGGGTGGTAATCTGCTGAAACGCGAAGTCACGGCCGGTGATGTGGCCGATGCCTTTGTGGCGCTGGCCAAATCAACCTCGACAACCGGCGCGGTGATGACCGTGGATGGCGGCAACATCGAAGCGGCCCTGCGCTAA
- a CDS encoding DUF983 domain-containing protein, protein MRQRNSPSPGTCEKEENDMSSQRKGIWEAAVQGMRGRCPNCGEGRLFRSYLKPVETCSACGEDWSAIRADDGPAWLAILLVGHVVVPVTVALTMKTDLSDLVVISSALFLTVALTLSFLPVAKGIFMAAIWSLGAEQS, encoded by the coding sequence ATGCGCCAGCGTAACAGCCCGTCCCCCGGGACTTGTGAAAAGGAAGAAAACGATATGAGCAGCCAGAGAAAAGGTATCTGGGAAGCAGCCGTTCAGGGCATGCGGGGTCGCTGCCCGAATTGCGGTGAAGGCCGCCTGTTCCGGTCTTATCTCAAGCCGGTTGAAACCTGCTCTGCCTGTGGCGAAGACTGGTCTGCCATTCGCGCTGATGACGGCCCGGCCTGGCTGGCCATTCTGCTCGTCGGCCATGTCGTCGTGCCGGTAACGGTCGCCCTGACAATGAAGACCGATCTGTCTGACCTTGTCGTCATCTCATCAGCCCTTTTTCTGACCGTTGCCCTGACCCTGTCCTTTCTGCCCGTCGCGAAGGGTATCTTCATGGCCGCGATCTGGTCACTCGGCGCAGAACAGAGCTAA
- a CDS encoding transglutaminase family protein yields the protein MRIRLGCELSYSLPQATPMIALLNVHYSRYADLEAPDYLITSPVTPVDSYRDGFGNWCNRLVAPAGNFTLSTGTVISDSGLPDPAFPDAVQQPVESLPPETLPFLLGSRYCETDSLSEEAWRLFSGTPTGWQRVQAICDFVHSHVQFGYHHASATRTAQQTYAEGRGVCRDFTHLAIAFCRCMNIPTRYCTGYLSDIGEPLPHPAGDFAAWMEVYLSGQWLMFDPRNNAPRMGRVLIARGRDASDVPLTHTFGPNLLTGFNVWTDEIT from the coding sequence ATGCGTATCAGACTTGGCTGCGAACTGAGTTACAGCCTGCCGCAGGCAACACCGATGATTGCCCTGCTGAATGTCCACTACTCACGTTATGCGGATCTGGAGGCGCCGGATTATCTGATCACGTCACCGGTCACACCTGTCGACAGTTACCGGGACGGTTTTGGCAACTGGTGTAACCGCCTGGTCGCGCCGGCAGGGAACTTCACCCTGTCGACCGGTACAGTGATTTCCGACTCCGGGTTGCCGGACCCGGCTTTCCCGGATGCTGTACAGCAACCTGTAGAGAGCCTGCCACCGGAAACCCTGCCGTTTCTGCTTGGCAGCCGCTACTGCGAAACAGACAGCCTGTCGGAGGAAGCCTGGCGGCTGTTTTCAGGAACGCCCACGGGGTGGCAGCGTGTACAGGCGATCTGCGATTTCGTTCATAGCCATGTCCAGTTTGGCTATCACCATGCCTCGGCAACCCGTACCGCGCAGCAAACCTATGCGGAAGGTCGCGGGGTCTGCCGCGACTTCACACATCTGGCGATCGCATTCTGCCGCTGCATGAACATTCCGACACGATATTGCACGGGTTATCTCAGTGATATCGGTGAGCCATTGCCGCACCCTGCCGGTGACTTCGCGGCCTGGATGGAGGTTTATCTCAGTGGCCAGTGGCTGATGTTTGATCCGCGTAACAATGCCCCCCGCATGGGCCGTGTTCTCATTGCCAGGGGACGAGATGCCTCAGATGTACCGCTGACCCATACATTCGGGCCGAATCTGCTGACCGGGTTTAATGTCTGGACGGACGAAATTACCTGA
- a CDS encoding TIM barrel protein translates to MRTSIATVSLGGSLVDKLSAISAAGFQGIEIFEVDLLSCDMSPLEIGRLVRDLGLEIVAFQPFRDFEGMPEPQRGRNFERARRKFQLMNELGTENILVCSNISPVSLGGIDRAANDLRELGELAESFGVNVGYEALAWGKYIWDYRDAWEVVKRADHPRVGIILDSFHMLSRGLPIEAVRSIPADRITFVQIADAPKLDMDLLKWSRFFRNFPGQGDLPVLDFMRAVADTGYDGWLSLEIFNDQFRTGLPRQVAKDGNRSLIWMMEGMGKRALPPPAVCKGFEFLEFSVDDENAKPLTALLRGLGFQPAGTHKSKDVVRWCQGDINLVVNTESDGFAHSYQLVHGTSVCALGLRLDDAQTAMARAGELLADTFHQAVGPGELEIPAVRGPGGSLIYFTDESRKSGMLWEADFEPASVDGHGAGLTRIDHIAMAMTREEILRWRLFYLSQFDFEKTPQTDIADPSGIIESQVVQSPDRSVRICLNASDSTRTMASRFMTEYFGTGIQHIAFATDDIFATVEKLKANGVVLLHIPQNYYDDLEARLGLTTDLIARMQELSILYDQDEAGAYYQVYTDVFADRFFFEVVQRCDYDGFGAANAPIRLAAQSLIPHKRDDYSL, encoded by the coding sequence ATGCGCACATCGATAGCGACCGTCTCACTAGGCGGCAGTCTGGTCGACAAACTGTCGGCTATCAGCGCGGCCGGATTTCAGGGCATTGAAATCTTCGAAGTTGATCTGTTGTCCTGTGATATGTCGCCACTGGAGATCGGTCGGCTGGTCCGCGATCTCGGGCTGGAGATTGTCGCTTTCCAGCCATTCCGGGATTTTGAAGGCATGCCGGAGCCGCAGCGGGGACGTAACTTTGAACGGGCCCGCCGCAAGTTCCAGCTGATGAACGAGCTTGGCACCGAAAACATTCTTGTCTGCTCGAATATTTCCCCGGTCAGCCTTGGTGGTATCGACCGTGCCGCAAATGATCTGCGGGAACTGGGTGAGCTGGCAGAGAGCTTTGGTGTCAATGTTGGTTATGAGGCATTGGCCTGGGGGAAATATATCTGGGACTACCGTGATGCATGGGAAGTGGTGAAACGCGCCGATCATCCCAGAGTTGGTATCATTCTCGACAGTTTTCACATGTTGTCGCGCGGACTTCCGATTGAGGCTGTGCGTTCGATTCCGGCGGACCGGATTACGTTCGTTCAGATAGCCGATGCCCCGAAGCTTGATATGGACCTGCTGAAATGGTCCCGGTTCTTCCGTAACTTTCCGGGGCAGGGCGACTTGCCGGTCCTCGATTTCATGCGGGCCGTTGCGGATACCGGCTATGACGGCTGGCTCAGTCTTGAGATATTCAACGACCAGTTCAGAACCGGTCTGCCCCGGCAGGTGGCGAAAGACGGAAATCGGTCGCTGATCTGGATGATGGAAGGTATGGGCAAGCGTGCCCTGCCCCCACCGGCGGTCTGCAAGGGCTTTGAATTTCTGGAATTTTCCGTCGATGATGAAAATGCGAAACCGCTGACGGCGTTGTTACGGGGCCTCGGTTTTCAACCTGCCGGGACGCATAAGTCGAAGGATGTGGTGCGGTGGTGTCAGGGCGATATCAATCTTGTCGTCAACACAGAGAGCGATGGTTTCGCCCACTCCTATCAGCTGGTGCATGGCACTTCGGTCTGTGCTCTGGGGCTCCGTCTTGATGATGCGCAGACGGCAATGGCGCGGGCCGGGGAGTTGCTGGCTGATACATTCCATCAGGCGGTAGGTCCGGGAGAACTGGAAATTCCCGCGGTGCGGGGACCGGGAGGATCGCTGATCTATTTCACCGATGAGTCCAGAAAATCCGGAATGCTCTGGGAAGCGGATTTTGAACCAGCTTCCGTTGACGGTCATGGAGCCGGTCTGACCCGCATCGACCATATCGCAATGGCGATGACCCGTGAGGAAATCCTGCGCTGGCGGTTGTTTTATCTGTCGCAGTTTGATTTCGAGAAAACCCCGCAGACCGATATCGCCGATCCTTCCGGGATCATTGAAAGTCAGGTGGTACAATCGCCGGACAGAAGCGTTCGCATCTGCCTGAATGCATCTGACAGCACGCGCACGATGGCATCCCGGTTCATGACTGAATATTTCGGTACGGGAATTCAGCATATCGCTTTTGCAACTGATGACATTTTTGCGACGGTTGAGAAGCTAAAGGCGAATGGCGTCGTGCTGCTGCATATACCCCAGAACTACTATGATGATCTGGAAGCACGTCTTGGGCTGACAACTGACCTGATCGCCAGGATGCAGGAACTCAGTATCCTTTATGATCAGGATGAAGCCGGTGCCTATTATCAGGTCTATACGGATGTTTTTGCGGACCGTTTCTTTTTTGAAGTGGTGCAGCGTTGCGATTATGACGGGTTTGGCGCTGCGAATGCGCCCATTCGTCTCGCGGCCCAGTCGCTCATCCCGCATAAACGGGACGATTATTCTTTATGA
- a CDS encoding gfo/Idh/MocA family oxidoreductase, producing MTVEYKVAVIGCTGRGDYGHDLDIAWFDIPNAAVVAVADEDRDGLAAAVERLNLTSGYSDYRKMLDVEKPDIVTICSRWVDRHHEMACEAIRRGIHIYMEKPFCRTPAEADEIIALCERHNVKCIVSHPTRFSPLITTIRDLIDQGAIGRVLEFRGRGKEDMRDGRDRSGAEDLWVLGTHVLDMVQALGGAPIWCFANVLTDGRPATDADAREGAEGTGQIIGNTINAMFGMPDQAVAHFSSRQGAGVGHEPSRYGLQIFGSRGIIELIEGTIPSVKYLGDPSWSPGRSGAEWQDVSSAGIGIPEPLVSPKYKARHWLAIDELLSAIEEDRDPAGSPKEARIVTDMIFAVFESHRRRAPVDLPLRPDDRTQDQQVYAQESSR from the coding sequence ATGACTGTTGAATACAAAGTTGCCGTGATTGGATGTACCGGCAGGGGCGATTATGGCCACGACCTTGATATTGCCTGGTTCGATATCCCGAACGCAGCGGTTGTTGCCGTTGCTGATGAAGACAGGGATGGCCTTGCGGCGGCTGTCGAGAGACTGAATCTGACCTCCGGATATTCTGATTACCGCAAGATGCTGGATGTCGAAAAACCGGACATCGTTACCATCTGCTCACGCTGGGTGGACCGTCATCATGAGATGGCCTGCGAGGCCATCCGGCGGGGTATCCATATTTACATGGAAAAACCGTTCTGCAGAACTCCGGCTGAGGCCGATGAAATCATCGCATTGTGTGAACGCCATAACGTCAAATGTATCGTCAGCCACCCCACCCGGTTCAGTCCGCTGATCACGACAATCCGTGACCTGATTGATCAGGGGGCGATCGGCAGGGTTCTCGAATTCAGAGGGCGGGGGAAGGAAGACATGCGGGACGGGCGCGACCGTTCCGGTGCTGAAGACCTGTGGGTGCTGGGGACCCATGTTCTGGATATGGTTCAGGCACTGGGCGGTGCACCGATATGGTGTTTTGCAAATGTCCTGACCGATGGCCGACCGGCCACTGATGCGGATGCCCGGGAAGGCGCAGAAGGCACAGGCCAGATTATCGGTAATACTATCAACGCGATGTTTGGCATGCCGGATCAGGCCGTCGCCCATTTCAGTTCGCGGCAGGGGGCTGGCGTCGGCCACGAGCCGTCTCGCTACGGATTACAGATATTCGGTTCACGCGGAATCATCGAACTGATCGAAGGGACCATTCCGTCGGTGAAATATCTCGGCGACCCAAGCTGGTCGCCCGGCCGTTCCGGGGCAGAGTGGCAGGATGTCTCAAGTGCGGGCATCGGCATTCCGGAACCACTTGTTTCGCCGAAATACAAGGCCCGGCACTGGCTGGCGATTGATGAATTACTGTCGGCCATCGAGGAAGACCGGGATCCGGCTGGCAGCCCGAAAGAGGCCCGCATTGTCACCGACATGATCTTCGCCGTCTTTGAATCACACAGACGACGTGCCCCGGTTGACCTTCCCTTACGTCCTGACGACCGCACGCAGGATCAACAGGTCTATGCACAGGAGAGCAGCAGATGA